From the Montipora capricornis isolate CH-2021 chromosome 2, ASM3666992v2, whole genome shotgun sequence genome, one window contains:
- the LOC138037007 gene encoding uncharacterized protein produces the protein MYTKIKTGTSQGEMTCRLCGGAAETLAHVLAGCPALAQSKYLERHNAALKVLFFEVCKDLQLVDSVPPWYSLVGPKPVYESPEAQAYWDVPVYAEQSYVKANRVDVRFVDHRRKRVWAVEMSCPWLDNRGKKEREKTEKYAPLRWELRKQYPGYVVEQCNVVIDVLGGWSKDLEKTIKKLVGARGREVLRRMQKAIISSSLNIARAFKAIVK, from the coding sequence ATGTATACAAAGATCAAAACAGGAACTTCACAAGGAGAGATGACGTGTAGGTTGTGCGGAGGCGCTGCAGAAACTCTTGCGCATGTTCTTGCAGGATGTCCTGCTTTAGCACAGTCCAAGTACTTGGAGCGACACAACGCTGCACTTAAGGTGTTGTTCTTTGAGGTGTGTAAAGACCTGCAGCTAGTGGACTCAGTACCACCATGGTACTCGTTAGTGGGACCCAAACCAGTGTACGAATCTCCGGAAGCTCAAGCTTACTGGGATGTACCAGTGTATGCCGAACAAAGCTATGTCAAGGCCAACAGAGTGGACGTCAGATTTGTGGATCATAGGAGGAAACGAGTCTGGGCAGTTgaaatgagttgcccctggttagacaaccgtgggaaaaaggagagggagaagacggaaaagtatgcTCCACTGCGCTgggagttaaggaagcagtaCCCTGGCTATGTCGTGGAACAGTGCAACGTAGTGATTGATGTGCTAGGCGGTTGGTCTAAAGatttagagaaaacaataaagaaacttgTGGGCGCTAGAGGAAGGGAGGTTCTCAGAAGGATGCAGAAAGCTATTATCTCAAGTTCGCTTAACATAGCGCGGGCCTTCAAGGCCATCGTCAAATAA